A part of Magnetospirillum sp. ME-1 genomic DNA contains:
- a CDS encoding tetratricopeptide repeat protein, with amino-acid sequence MAVTFSSAEALALGQKMHHQGDLGGAEWIYTRIVQCEPDNADAHHLLGVIALQVEKWDIAAEKIETALSLRGDDASFLSHHGAALNGLKRHSEAEAQCRKAIAIDPSFGAVWINLGNALRNQVRVEEACDAYAEGLRLLPDHAECRANYALMLRASGRWAEWRREIARAAKDNPSNVDTVLLHAESLLESGEYDKGWSLYECRYDLPRTKVLKRTFVDAPQWSGEDIRGKTILIHDEQGFGDTLEFIRYLPLVKARGARVIFQVIKDLKGIASRVPGWDVLITREEQPSEPIHVQCPLLSLPRAFKTRLDTIPATIPYLTPRRDLVGRWGKIIRRKAGTTKAVGLVWGGRRDFHGDTWRSPGLAQTLPLMQVPNVTVFGLQKGDARADLDGLTLPASFIDLGPEIKDFEDTAAIMASLDLVISSCTAPAHLAGGLGVPLWMMLSATADWRWLQGRTDSPWYPNARLFRQPRLGDWGAVMDAVTEALIDK; translated from the coding sequence ATGGCTGTCACCTTCTCTTCCGCCGAGGCGCTGGCGCTGGGCCAGAAGATGCACCACCAGGGCGATCTAGGCGGGGCGGAGTGGATCTATACCCGGATCGTCCAATGCGAGCCCGACAACGCTGACGCCCATCACCTGCTGGGCGTCATCGCCCTCCAGGTGGAGAAGTGGGACATCGCCGCCGAGAAGATCGAGACGGCCCTGTCACTGCGTGGTGACGACGCATCCTTTCTCAGCCATCACGGCGCGGCGCTCAACGGCCTTAAGCGTCACTCCGAGGCGGAAGCCCAGTGTCGCAAGGCCATCGCCATCGATCCCAGCTTCGGGGCGGTATGGATCAACCTGGGCAACGCGCTGCGCAATCAGGTGCGAGTCGAAGAGGCTTGCGACGCCTATGCCGAGGGACTGCGTCTCCTACCCGATCATGCGGAATGCCGCGCCAACTATGCCCTGATGCTGCGCGCCTCGGGGCGCTGGGCCGAGTGGCGGCGCGAGATCGCCAGGGCGGCGAAGGATAATCCGTCCAACGTCGATACCGTCCTGCTGCACGCCGAGAGCCTGCTGGAGAGCGGCGAGTACGACAAGGGCTGGAGCCTCTACGAGTGCCGCTACGATCTACCCCGCACCAAGGTGCTGAAACGGACTTTCGTCGATGCCCCCCAATGGAGCGGCGAGGACATCCGGGGCAAGACTATCCTGATCCATGACGAGCAGGGCTTCGGCGATACGCTGGAATTCATCCGCTACCTGCCGCTGGTCAAGGCCAGGGGGGCACGGGTGATCTTCCAGGTGATCAAGGACTTGAAGGGCATTGCGTCACGGGTGCCGGGTTGGGACGTGCTGATCACCCGTGAGGAGCAGCCCTCCGAGCCCATCCATGTGCAATGCCCGCTGTTGTCGCTGCCCAGGGCGTTCAAGACCCGCCTCGACACCATCCCCGCGACTATTCCTTATCTCACCCCCAGACGCGATCTGGTGGGGCGCTGGGGCAAGATCATCCGTCGCAAGGCGGGCACCACCAAGGCGGTTGGGTTGGTCTGGGGCGGGCGTCGTGACTTCCATGGTGACACCTGGCGCTCGCCTGGGCTGGCTCAGACCTTGCCACTGATGCAGGTGCCCAACGTCACGGTGTTCGGGCTCCAGAAAGGCGATGCCCGTGCCGATCTGGATGGACTAACCCTGCCCGCCTCGTTCATCGACCTGGGACCCGAGATCAAGGATTTCGAGGACACCGCCGCCATCATGGCCAGCCTTGATCTGGTCATCAGTTCCTGCACCGCGCCCGCCCATCTGGCGGGAGGCCTCGGGGTGCCGCTGTGGATGATGCTGTCGGCAACCGCTGACTGGCGCTGGCTTCAGGGGCGCACAGACTCCCCCTGGTATCCCAACGCCCGACTGTTCCGTCAGCCGAGACTGGGGGATTGGGGGGCGGTGATGGATGCCGTTACGGAGGCTTTGATCGATAAGTAG
- a CDS encoding c-type heme family protein — MNLPIFCLVISSISAYRGLLVGAVALWSVAVALSFWIGRQAGYRQAIDMAINEARVSAKISIGFRRWAASHGGVYVPPPTERTPPNKFLQVPLRDVETTNGQRLTLMNPAYVMRQLMERGYVAHGRITSLKPLNPANAPDAWEEVALKRLATGAPEVKAVAQHFVSFCLKSRAEMHAV; from the coding sequence GTGAATCTCCCCATCTTTTGTCTAGTGATCAGCTCAATTTCTGCGTATCGCGGCCTCTTGGTTGGGGCGGTGGCGTTGTGGAGCGTTGCCGTCGCCCTATCCTTTTGGATTGGCCGGCAGGCCGGATATCGGCAGGCCATTGATATGGCGATCAATGAGGCGCGGGTCAGTGCCAAGATCAGTATTGGCTTCAGAAGATGGGCCGCCTCCCACGGTGGTGTCTATGTGCCCCCCCCAACGGAACGGACGCCGCCGAATAAATTTCTGCAGGTCCCCCTTCGTGATGTTGAAACGACGAATGGTCAGCGGCTGACCCTCATGAACCCTGCATACGTGATGCGGCAGTTGATGGAGCGGGGGTATGTGGCGCATGGACGGATTACGAGCCTCAAGCCTCTGAATCCGGCAAACGCTCCCGATGCTTGGGAGGAGGTTGCCCTAAAGAGGCTGGCCACCGGTGCGCCTGAGGTGAAGGCGGTGGCACAACATTTTGTTTCATTCTGCCTGAAATCAAGGGCTGAGATGCATGCCGTATGA